A part of Aspergillus flavus chromosome 5, complete sequence genomic DNA contains:
- a CDS encoding HSP20-like chaperone, protein MPELSKVHPEVTWAQRSSADEAERNYLYVNIKAPDVDRKEATLKITPTNVTFAGDSKKGVRYEVSLDLYAEIDPENSKVNHSDREVELVLRKKELKQEYWPRLLKDSQKVHFLKTDFDKWVDEDEQDEAPEDDYANNFGGLDALGGGEGGLGNIDFSKLGAGLEGMGGPGGPGGPGGFGAEGESDDEEMPELEEADKDAEESAKSTKIEEIS, encoded by the exons ATGCCTGAGCTTTCCAAGGTCCACCCTGAAG TCACATGGGCCCAGCGCTCATCTGCCGACGAAGCTGAGCGCAATTACCTTTATGTGAACATCAAAGCTCCTGATGTAGATCGTAAAGAAGCCACCCTCAAGATTACCCCCACCAATGTCACATTCGCCGGTGATTCCAAGAAGGGTGTTCGCTATGAAGTCTCCCTGGACTTGTACGCTGAGATCGACCCCGAGAACTCCAAGGTTAACCACAGTGACCGTGAGGTCGAGCTGGTCCTGCGtaagaaggagctgaagcagGAATACTGGCCCCGTCTTCTGAAGGACAGCCAGAAGGTCCACTTCCTCAAGACCGACTTCGATAAG TGggtcgatgaggatgagcaGGATGAGGCTCCTGAGGACGACTATGCGAACAACTTCGGCGGCCTCGATGCcctcggcggcggcgagGGTGGTCTCGGAAACATTGACTTCTCGAAGCTTGGTGCAGGCCTTGAGGGAATGGGTGGTCCTGGTGGTCCTGGTGGCCCTGGTGGTTTTGGTGCTGAGGGCGAGTCG gatgacgaggagatgCCCGAGCTTGAGGAGGCTGACAAGGATGCTGAGGAGTCGGCTAAGTCCACTAAAATCGAGGAGATCTCTTAA